A single region of the Buteo buteo chromosome 16, bButBut1.hap1.1, whole genome shotgun sequence genome encodes:
- the WEE1 gene encoding wee1-like protein kinase isoform X3 — translation MNVGKSEKQEEDIRQTPHVNINPFTPDSMFLHNSEGKCRRRKRTHWNDSCGEDMEASDGEPEDETIRPAKRITITESNMKSRYATEFHELEKIGSGEFGSVFKCVKRLDGCIYAIKRSKKPLAGSVDEQNALREVYAHAVLGQHSHVVRYYSAWAEDDHMLIQNEYCNGGSLADAISENYRNMRYFTEPELKDLLLQVARGLKYIHSMSLVHMDIKPSNIFISRTSVPSTTSEEGDDDDWSSDRVIFKIGDLGHVTRVSSPQVEEGDSRFLANEVLQENYTHLPKADIFALALTVVCAAGAEPLPTNGDQWHEIRQGKLPRIPQVLSQELLDLLKVMINPDPEKRPSAVALVKHSVLLSAAKKSAEQLRIELNAEKFKNSLLQKELKKAQMAKAAAEERALFTDRMTTRSTTQNRPSRLIGKKMNRSVSLTIY, via the exons ATGAATGTTGGGAAATCAGAGAAGCAAGAAGAAGATATTAGACAAACACCTCACGTGAACATCAATCCCTTCACTCCAGATTCCATGTTCCTTCACAACTCTGAAGGAAAATGTCGTAGGAGGAAGAGAACGCACTGGAATGA CTCTTGTGGAGAGGACATGGAAGCAAGCGATGGAGAGCCTGAAGATGAAACTATCAGACCTGCTAAG AGGATAACAATAACAGAAAGCAATATGAAGTCACGGTATGCAACTGAATTTCATGAGTTGGAGAAGATTGGATCGGGTGAATTTGgttctgtatttaaatgtgTGAAGAGGCTTGATGGCTGTATTTATGCAATAAAGCGATCCAAGAAACCCTTAGCTGGCTCAGTGGATGA GCAAAATGCTTTAAGAGAGGTCTATGCACATGCAGTTCTCGGACAGCATTCTCATGTAGTAAGATACTACTCTGCATGGGCAGAAGATGATCATATGCTTATACAGAATGAATATTGCAATG GCGGCAGTTTAGCAGATGCTATAAGTGAAAATTACAGGAATATGCGTTATTTTACTGAACCAGAACTGAAGGACCTGCTACTTCAGGTGGCTCGAGGCTTAAAGTACATTCATTCAATGTCACTGGTGCACATGGATATCAAACCTA gTAATATTTTCATATCTAGGACATCAGTCCCAAGTACAACTTCAGAAGAAGGTGATGATGATGACTGGTCGTCTGATAGagtcatatttaaaatag gtgACCTTGGTCATGTAACTCGAGTATCTAGTCCGCAAGTGGAGGAAGGTGATAGCCGTTTTCTTGCAAATGAAGTCCTACAAGAG aactACACTCATTTGCcaaaagcagatatttttgCTCTTGCTCTGACTgttgtctgtgctgctggggctgaaCCACTTCCAACTAATGGGGACCAATGGCATGAAATTCGACAAGGAAAACTACCTAGAATACCACAAGTGCTTTCTCAAGAATTGCTAGACTTACTAAAA gtTATGATTAACCCTGATCCAGAGAAAAGGCCTTCAGCTGTGGCACTAGTCAAGCATTCGGTGCTTCTCTCTGCTGCAAAAAAGAGCGCAGAGCAGCTCCGGATAGAACTGAATGCTGAAAAATTCAAAAACTCGCTCTTACAGAA AGAGCTGAAGAAGGCACAGATGgcaaaggctgcagctgagGAGCGAGCGCTGTTCACTGACAGAATGACAACTAGATCTACGACACAAAATAGACCATCTCGACtcattggaaagaaaatgaaccgCTCAGTTAGTCTTACTATATACTAA
- the WEE1 gene encoding wee1-like protein kinase isoform X1, translating into MSFLSLQQAAAAPRRVSARRVAAPIRQKLLFVSGHSDEEDEDEEEEGGSSGNSTGEDSAFQEADSPLSAARTPARGDPPLLEEEEEEEEEMEPAAAPLPEEGDSWEEEGFGSSPVKSPGAYFMAGSPSPPPSYKGRRYCGRSPPHPAASGYRPRSEEPGSPLPDCPGTPPHKTFRKLRLFDTPHTPKSLLSKAQGVGSSSVKLRGGSLFMNVGKSEKQEEDIRQTPHVNINPFTPDSMFLHNSEGKCRRRKRTHWNDSCGEDMEASDGEPEDETIRPAKRITITESNMKSRYATEFHELEKIGSGEFGSVFKCVKRLDGCIYAIKRSKKPLAGSVDEQNALREVYAHAVLGQHSHVVRYYSAWAEDDHMLIQNEYCNGGSLADAISENYRNMRYFTEPELKDLLLQVARGLKYIHSMSLVHMDIKPSNIFISRTSVPSTTSEEGDDDDWSSDRVIFKIGDLGHVTRVSSPQVEEGDSRFLANEVLQENYTHLPKADIFALALTVVCAAGAEPLPTNGDQWHEIRQGKLPRIPQVLSQELLDLLKVMINPDPEKRPSAVALVKHSVLLSAAKKSAEQLRIELNAEKFKNSLLQKELKKAQMAKAAAEERALFTDRMTTRSTTQNRPSRLIGKKMNRSVSLTIY; encoded by the exons ATGAGCTTTCTCAGCCTGcagcaggcggcggcggcgccgcggcGGGTCTCGGCCCGGCGGGTGGCCGCCCCGATCCGGCAGAAGCTGCTGTTCGTCAGCGGGCACAGCGACgaggaggacgaggacgaggaggaggaaggcggcagCAGCGGCAACAGCACCGGCGAGGACTCGGCCTTCCAGGAGGCGGACTCGCCGCTCTCGGCGGCTCGCACCCCGGCGCGGGGCGACCCGCccctgctggaggaggaggaggaggaagaggaggagatggagcCCGCGGCGGCGCCGCTGCCGGAGGAGGGGGActcgtgggaggaggaggggttCGGCTCCTCTCCGGTGAAGTCGCCCGGAGCCTACTTCATGGCCGGCTCCCCCTCGCCGCCGCCCTCTTACAAGGGCCGCCGCTACTgcggccgctccccgccgcaCCCGGCTGCTAGCGGTTACCGCCCGCGGAGCGAGGAGCCCGGCTCGCCGCTGCCCGACTGCCCCGGCACGCCGCCTCACAAGACCTTCCGCAAGCTGCGCCTCTTCGACACGCCGCACACCCCCAAG agtttGCTCTCTAAAGCACAAGGAGTTGGCTCCAGCTCAGTCAAACTTCGAGGGGGCTCTCTATTTATGAATGTTGGGAAATCAGAGAAGCAAGAAGAAGATATTAGACAAACACCTCACGTGAACATCAATCCCTTCACTCCAGATTCCATGTTCCTTCACAACTCTGAAGGAAAATGTCGTAGGAGGAAGAGAACGCACTGGAATGA CTCTTGTGGAGAGGACATGGAAGCAAGCGATGGAGAGCCTGAAGATGAAACTATCAGACCTGCTAAG AGGATAACAATAACAGAAAGCAATATGAAGTCACGGTATGCAACTGAATTTCATGAGTTGGAGAAGATTGGATCGGGTGAATTTGgttctgtatttaaatgtgTGAAGAGGCTTGATGGCTGTATTTATGCAATAAAGCGATCCAAGAAACCCTTAGCTGGCTCAGTGGATGA GCAAAATGCTTTAAGAGAGGTCTATGCACATGCAGTTCTCGGACAGCATTCTCATGTAGTAAGATACTACTCTGCATGGGCAGAAGATGATCATATGCTTATACAGAATGAATATTGCAATG GCGGCAGTTTAGCAGATGCTATAAGTGAAAATTACAGGAATATGCGTTATTTTACTGAACCAGAACTGAAGGACCTGCTACTTCAGGTGGCTCGAGGCTTAAAGTACATTCATTCAATGTCACTGGTGCACATGGATATCAAACCTA gTAATATTTTCATATCTAGGACATCAGTCCCAAGTACAACTTCAGAAGAAGGTGATGATGATGACTGGTCGTCTGATAGagtcatatttaaaatag gtgACCTTGGTCATGTAACTCGAGTATCTAGTCCGCAAGTGGAGGAAGGTGATAGCCGTTTTCTTGCAAATGAAGTCCTACAAGAG aactACACTCATTTGCcaaaagcagatatttttgCTCTTGCTCTGACTgttgtctgtgctgctggggctgaaCCACTTCCAACTAATGGGGACCAATGGCATGAAATTCGACAAGGAAAACTACCTAGAATACCACAAGTGCTTTCTCAAGAATTGCTAGACTTACTAAAA gtTATGATTAACCCTGATCCAGAGAAAAGGCCTTCAGCTGTGGCACTAGTCAAGCATTCGGTGCTTCTCTCTGCTGCAAAAAAGAGCGCAGAGCAGCTCCGGATAGAACTGAATGCTGAAAAATTCAAAAACTCGCTCTTACAGAA AGAGCTGAAGAAGGCACAGATGgcaaaggctgcagctgagGAGCGAGCGCTGTTCACTGACAGAATGACAACTAGATCTACGACACAAAATAGACCATCTCGACtcattggaaagaaaatgaaccgCTCAGTTAGTCTTACTATATACTAA
- the WEE1 gene encoding wee1-like protein kinase isoform X2 produces the protein MFMKRHLCISIKSFICSFFFCLPPRFVVTKDNFLCLISYVKITVIQHRMVHEFHLCLFHGQRIVQEVQSLLSKAQGVGSSSVKLRGGSLFMNVGKSEKQEEDIRQTPHVNINPFTPDSMFLHNSEGKCRRRKRTHWNDSCGEDMEASDGEPEDETIRPAKRITITESNMKSRYATEFHELEKIGSGEFGSVFKCVKRLDGCIYAIKRSKKPLAGSVDEQNALREVYAHAVLGQHSHVVRYYSAWAEDDHMLIQNEYCNGGSLADAISENYRNMRYFTEPELKDLLLQVARGLKYIHSMSLVHMDIKPSNIFISRTSVPSTTSEEGDDDDWSSDRVIFKIGDLGHVTRVSSPQVEEGDSRFLANEVLQENYTHLPKADIFALALTVVCAAGAEPLPTNGDQWHEIRQGKLPRIPQVLSQELLDLLKVMINPDPEKRPSAVALVKHSVLLSAAKKSAEQLRIELNAEKFKNSLLQKELKKAQMAKAAAEERALFTDRMTTRSTTQNRPSRLIGKKMNRSVSLTIY, from the exons ATGTTCATGAAGAGGCATCTGTGCATCAGTATTAAatcttttatttgctctttttttttttgtttgccacCTAGATTTGTAGTCACCAAAGATAATTTCCTATGTCTGATCTCGTATGTGAAAATTACAGTGATACAGCACAGGATGGTCCATGAGTTTCATCTGTGTTTGTTTCATGGACAAAGAATTGTCCAAGAAGTACAG agtttGCTCTCTAAAGCACAAGGAGTTGGCTCCAGCTCAGTCAAACTTCGAGGGGGCTCTCTATTTATGAATGTTGGGAAATCAGAGAAGCAAGAAGAAGATATTAGACAAACACCTCACGTGAACATCAATCCCTTCACTCCAGATTCCATGTTCCTTCACAACTCTGAAGGAAAATGTCGTAGGAGGAAGAGAACGCACTGGAATGA CTCTTGTGGAGAGGACATGGAAGCAAGCGATGGAGAGCCTGAAGATGAAACTATCAGACCTGCTAAG AGGATAACAATAACAGAAAGCAATATGAAGTCACGGTATGCAACTGAATTTCATGAGTTGGAGAAGATTGGATCGGGTGAATTTGgttctgtatttaaatgtgTGAAGAGGCTTGATGGCTGTATTTATGCAATAAAGCGATCCAAGAAACCCTTAGCTGGCTCAGTGGATGA GCAAAATGCTTTAAGAGAGGTCTATGCACATGCAGTTCTCGGACAGCATTCTCATGTAGTAAGATACTACTCTGCATGGGCAGAAGATGATCATATGCTTATACAGAATGAATATTGCAATG GCGGCAGTTTAGCAGATGCTATAAGTGAAAATTACAGGAATATGCGTTATTTTACTGAACCAGAACTGAAGGACCTGCTACTTCAGGTGGCTCGAGGCTTAAAGTACATTCATTCAATGTCACTGGTGCACATGGATATCAAACCTA gTAATATTTTCATATCTAGGACATCAGTCCCAAGTACAACTTCAGAAGAAGGTGATGATGATGACTGGTCGTCTGATAGagtcatatttaaaatag gtgACCTTGGTCATGTAACTCGAGTATCTAGTCCGCAAGTGGAGGAAGGTGATAGCCGTTTTCTTGCAAATGAAGTCCTACAAGAG aactACACTCATTTGCcaaaagcagatatttttgCTCTTGCTCTGACTgttgtctgtgctgctggggctgaaCCACTTCCAACTAATGGGGACCAATGGCATGAAATTCGACAAGGAAAACTACCTAGAATACCACAAGTGCTTTCTCAAGAATTGCTAGACTTACTAAAA gtTATGATTAACCCTGATCCAGAGAAAAGGCCTTCAGCTGTGGCACTAGTCAAGCATTCGGTGCTTCTCTCTGCTGCAAAAAAGAGCGCAGAGCAGCTCCGGATAGAACTGAATGCTGAAAAATTCAAAAACTCGCTCTTACAGAA AGAGCTGAAGAAGGCACAGATGgcaaaggctgcagctgagGAGCGAGCGCTGTTCACTGACAGAATGACAACTAGATCTACGACACAAAATAGACCATCTCGACtcattggaaagaaaatgaaccgCTCAGTTAGTCTTACTATATACTAA